The window ATAGCGGTCGCTGATCCGCGCGTAGGGCTGCATAAAGGGGAAGACCTTCACCATCCAGGCCGGGACCTTATCCCGGTCGGTCAGCACCTGCTTGTCGTAGGGATAGGGAGCGATGAGGGGTGCGAAGATCGCCACCAGGACGAGCAGGATGACGATCCCCGCCCCGACCATGGCTGCCCGGTTGCGGGAGAGCCGATAGAGGGCGTCCTCCCAGAACCCCACCGGCCGACGGGTGGGAACCGCGAGGGCCTCTGCCCCTCGACGCATCGCCTGCGTCGCCATCGTCCACCTCGCTTCTCAAGATCAGGTGTAACGGATCCGCGGATCCAGGAAGGCGTAGGTGATGTCAACAACCAGGTTGGCGATCACCAGGAAAATGGCGTAGATCAAAATGGTCCCCATGATCACCGGGTGATCCCGGTTGGTGATGCTGGTGACGAAGTAACGGCCGAGCCCCGGGATGCCGAAGATCGTCTCCGTCACGAAGGTCCCGGTCACCAGGGCGGCGAAGAGGGGACCGAGCACCGTGACCACCGGGATGAGGGAGTTCCGAAGGGCGTGGCGGACGATGACCAGGCGCTCGGCGAGGCCTTTCGCCCGGGCGGTGCGGATGTAGTCCTCCCGGATCACCTGGAGCAAACTGGCCCGGGTGAGGCGGGCGATGAGGGCGGAGCTGGCCAGCCCCAGGGCGATGGAGGGCATGATGGCGTGCGCCGGGGTCCCCCACCCCGTCGGCGGCAGCCACTTCAGCCACACCCCGAAGACCGAGACCAGGATCGGGCCCAATACGATCACCGGCACCGAGACCCCGAAGATCGCCAGGCTCATCCCGAAGTAATCCAGGAAGGTGTTCTGGTTCAGGGCGGCCAGGATGCCCAGGGGGATCCCGATGCCTACGGCCACCAGCAGGGCGTAGACGCCCAGCTCAAAGGACACCGGCAGGTTCTGGCGGATGATGTCGTTGACGGAGCGGCTGCGGGAGGAATAGGACGGGCCCAGGTTGATCCAGAGGAAATAGCCCGGCCCGATCTTCCAGCGGATCAGCGCGTCCTCCTGGAGAGAGGTCGGCAAAGTGGGGGAATATCGGGGGACCAGGAGGTCGCGCATGTAGTAAAGATACTGGATCACCACCGGCTTATCGAGATGATATTTGGCCTCGATGTTCGCCCGGATCTCCGGAGGGAGCGGCTTCTCCCGGTCGAAGGGCCCTCCGGGCACCGCGTGCATGAGGGCGAAGGTGATCACCGTGATCACCCACAGCACCAAGAGGTTCCATAGCATCCGCCGCACGATGTAACGGAGCATCTCCCCTCACTCCTGAGACGGAGTTCCGTTCGGCTGAGCTCCGGATCGATCTCCTCTTCCCGAAAACAGGGGAGGCCGGCAAGGGTCCTCTCCCCCGGCCTCCCCTGTTATACCTCATGTCGGCTCGTTTGAACAGGAGGGGGCGGCGCGCCGCCCCCTCCTGCCGGCGTCAAGGCTCACTGCTGGATGTCCCACTTCTCGATGTGCTCCAGGCCGCCCAGCACCGAGAAGGTGCGCTTCACATACGGCTTGGTGACCGTGACGCGGGTGTACCAGTAGATGGGGATGATGGCCGCGTCCTTGGCCACCAGGATGTCCTCGGCCTGGGCGTAGAGCTCTCGGGCCTTGTTCTCATCGGTCTCCCGCAGGGCCTGATCGACCAGGCGGTCGAACTCCGGATTCCCCCACTTCGTGTGGTTGTTGTCGGAGGTGGAGTAGAACACATCCTTCAGGAAGTTGCTGGCGTGGGGGTAATCCTGGCACCAGCCCAGCCGCCAGACCTGCGGCGGGTCGGTCTGGAGGGTCTTCAGGTAGACCTTCCACTCCTGGGTCTCCAGCTTCACGTCAACGCCCAGGACCTCCTTCCACATCTGCTGGATGGCCTCGGCGATCTTGATGTGGCCCTCCACCTGGTTGACCATCAGGGTGATCGGCGGCAGGTTCTTCACATCGCCGCCATACTTCTCCTTGAGGACCTCCTGGAAGAGCTGCTTGGCCCGCTCAGGGTCATACTTCACGCCCAGGTTGGGATGGGTCTGGAGGGTGGGCGCCGCCTGCAGACCGGGCCGGGAGAACCACTGGGCCGGCTCCTGGCCGCCCTTGGTCACGTTCTCCACGATGGCCTTGCGGTCCACGGCCAGGGAGAAGGCCAGGCGCATGCGGGCATCATCGAAGGGCGGCTTGGTGACGTTGAAGCCGTAGTAGTAGGTGCACAGGATCGGCGCGATCTTCAGCTCCTGGGAGAGCTTGGGATCGGCCTTCACCCGGTCGATCTCCGAGAGAGGCACGCCCGCCACATCCAGGTTGCCGGCCTCATACTCAGCGAAGGCCGGGGACTCATCCAGCATGCGGAAGACGATCTCCTCGATCTTCGGCTTGGGCACGCTGGGGATGTTGTCGGGCCAGAAGGGGTTGGCCACCATCACGATGTGGCTGTCGTGCACCCACTCCTTCATCACATAGGGCCCATAGGAGTGGTAAGCGCCGGTCTCCGTCCAGCGCTCGCCCTTCTCCTCGATCAGCCACTTGGGCTCCGCCCGCAGCATCCACAGGCCGGCGATGTTGGCGAAGAAGCCTACGGGCTCCTTCAGGGTGAACTGGATCGTGTAGTCGTCGATCACCTTGATGCCGACCTTCTCCGGCTCGGTGATGGTCCCCTCGTTGAACTCCTTGGCGCCCTCAATGAAGAAGGCCGGCACGTAGGCGTATTCGCCGCCGGTCTTGGGATCCAGGGTGCGGATGGCCCCATAGTAGAAGTCGTGGGCGGTCACGTAACGGACGTTGCCCTTTTCATCCTTAACCTGCTCCACCTCCTGGCCGTTCCAGCGCACCCACGGGATGCCCTTGCGCAGGTAGAAGGTCCACACCTTGCCGTCCGGCGAGACCTCCCAGCGCTCCGCCATCCCGGGCTCCACCGCCGCCGTCTCCTCGTTCTGGCGGGTCAGGCCCACAAAGGCCAGCTCGATGATCTGGATCGAAGAGGTGTCCGTCGCCAGGGAGGGATCCAGGGTCGGGACGTCACCGGGGCCCAGGTTCAGGCGGAGGACCTTACGAGGAACCGGCGTCGGGGTGACGACCTTCTCGACGACCTTCTCTTTCTCGATCACCTGCGGGGTTGGCGTGGCCGCCGGGGCGCAGGCCGAGAGCACCAGGCCCACCAGGGCGACCAGCGAGAGCCACCACCAAGCACGTGAGCGGTTCATCGCACCTCCTCCTTTTAGCCTTGAGATGACTGACTTCTCCGCAGCGGGGCCAGCGCTGATCTCACGCCGAGCTCGAAGGCCGCTCCCCCTCCGTTCGGGCTCTGCGTTATTAGTTATAACCACCTCCGGCCGTTTTGACAAGAGGGGCCGGATCCCCGCTCCGGGCGCCGGGGGATGGCCTGGCTCCCCCACTTACCTTCATACCGGTGGTATGCTGGAAGAAGACCCTGATCGCCATCAGGAGGCCGGATGCCCCGACGACCCTCATCGCGCCGCAAACCGACCCGGGACGCCCTCCTCCGGACGACCGGAGGGCCGCAGGTGCAGGTGTATCTCACGCCCGAACAGGAGCGCGCCTTAGACGCCCGCCTGGCGCGCATCGAAGGGCACCTGGCCGCCGTCCGGCGGATGCTGGCCGAGCACCAGGACTGCAACAGCCTGCTGGTGCAGCTGGCGGCGGTCAAGTCCGCCCTCAACCAAGCCATCCTGATGCTCCTGGAAAGCCATATGGAGGCCTGTATCATCGCCTGCGCCATGGACGCGGAGAGCCGCTCCGCCCTGGAGGGCCTGAAGGAGGCCATGGCCATCGTCCTGCGCAAGACATGAGGCGATGAGGCGGAAACCCGCATGGACCTTTTGCAGCTGCTCTGGGGCTGGCTGGCGGATCCAAATGTCGCGTATCTCCTTCTGGTCGGCGGGATCCTGGCCGCCGTCGCCGCGTGGAGCATCCCGGGGACCGGGCTGGCAGAGGGCCTGGCCGTGCTCTTGCTGGGCCTGGCTGTGATCGGCCTGCTCCGGCTGCCCGTGAGCGCGGCCGGCCTCCTGCTGATCCTGCTGGGCTCCCTTCTTTTCCTGGGGGAGCTCTACCTCCAGAGCGGGGGATATCTGGGGCTCTCCGGGGCCCTGGCCATGAGCCTGGGCGGCCTGTTCCTGCTGCCGCCCGGCACCGGGCAACGCGTGGCCCCGGCGATCCTCATAGGGACCGCCCTAACAGGAGCGGCCGCCTCTTTCGGCCTGGCGCACCTGATGCGTCAGATGGGCCGGCGCCCTCCCCTTCAGTCCCCGGAGCGCCTGATCGGGGCGGAGGGGATCGCCCAGACGGATCTGGATCCCGAGGGAACCGTCTGGGTGCGGGGAGAAACGTGGACCGCCCGGGCTGTTGGGGAACGGATCGCGGCCGGCGAGCGGGTTCGGGTCATGGCGGTGCAGGGGCTCCGCCTGCAGGTCACCCGGGTCGCACCGCCTCCGGAAGCCGGCGAGCCGTCCGCCGACGCGCCGGATCCCGTTCCAGGGTCCATCGGGCCGACCGGCATCGGCGGGGCGATGGCCGTCCTCCTCTCCGTGCACTTCCTGGCTTTTCTGGGGTCCGGCTTCCCTCCGAACTCCCAGACCTCTGCCCCGGGGGAGGCCCTGGAAGCCATCCGCCAGCTCTCGGAACGGCTGGCCGCCCGGCCGATCGGCGAGCAGGTGGTCTTCGCCGTTCCTCTCGCCTTGATCCCAATTGCCACAGGAGCCCTCCTCGCGCTCCTCCTGCAGCTGCGGGATCGACGTTTCCTCTCCCGGATCCTGAGCTTCGCCTTGCTCGCCTCCTTCGGGGCAGCGCTTTTCTTCGCCCTGCACGAGCTGCTCTCCGCGCTGCTCGCGGCTCCCCCGCCGGTCTGGGCGGATCTCGTGCTGGGAGGACTGACCGTAGGCCTGATCCGGGAGGGACGGCGGCGCTCCTCCTGGGCCCTTTCGAACCTGATGGGTCTCCTGGCCTGCAGCGGGGCCGTCATCTACCTGGGATCTCTGCTTCCCCCGCCGGCCGCTGCGGCCCTGCTTCTGATCATGATCCTCTACGACGTGCTGGCCGTGCACGTCCTGGGGCATATGCAGCAGCTGGCCCGCTGGGCCTTCGAGGAGCGCCTTCCCATGCTGTTCATCATCCCGCTGGAGATCCCCCGCGCGAAGACCCAAGGGCCCATCCTGGCCATGGGGTTCGGGGATGCCGTCCTGCCCGCCGTGCTGACGCTCTCCGCCTTGCGGGAACATCCTGCCCCGTGGCCGGCGATCGGAACGCTGATCGGCATCCTGGCGGGGCAGCTGCTCCTGACCGCCCGGCTGAGCGCCCGGCGACAGGTCCAGGCCGGGCTGCCGTTCCTGGCCGGAGGAGCGCTCCTGGGCTACAGCTTGGGATATCTTCTGAGCGCCGGCGGATTCGGGTAAGCTCCCGCGAGATGGTTGCCGAATCGCCCCGGATGTGGTAGGATACCCTCCGGCTTTGCGCCTTTCCGCTCCCGCCCCGAGCGGGGGCAAACCCGTGGAAAGGAGGTCATTTCCGTGCTGATCCAGCCTGCGCCGCGCATTCGACCTTATGAGCTGATGGTGGTCCTGGATCCGGATCTCAGCCCGGAGCAGC is drawn from Thermoflexus hugenholtzii and contains these coding sequences:
- a CDS encoding ABC transporter permease; this encodes MLRYIVRRMLWNLLVLWVITVITFALMHAVPGGPFDREKPLPPEIRANIEAKYHLDKPVVIQYLYYMRDLLVPRYSPTLPTSLQEDALIRWKIGPGYFLWINLGPSYSSRSRSVNDIIRQNLPVSFELGVYALLVAVGIGIPLGILAALNQNTFLDYFGMSLAIFGVSVPVIVLGPILVSVFGVWLKWLPPTGWGTPAHAIMPSIALGLASSALIARLTRASLLQVIREDYIRTARAKGLAERLVIVRHALRNSLIPVVTVLGPLFAALVTGTFVTETIFGIPGLGRYFVTSITNRDHPVIMGTILIYAIFLVIANLVVDITYAFLDPRIRYT
- a CDS encoding ABC transporter substrate-binding protein; translated protein: MNRSRAWWWLSLVALVGLVLSACAPAATPTPQVIEKEKVVEKVVTPTPVPRKVLRLNLGPGDVPTLDPSLATDTSSIQIIELAFVGLTRQNEETAAVEPGMAERWEVSPDGKVWTFYLRKGIPWVRWNGQEVEQVKDEKGNVRYVTAHDFYYGAIRTLDPKTGGEYAYVPAFFIEGAKEFNEGTITEPEKVGIKVIDDYTIQFTLKEPVGFFANIAGLWMLRAEPKWLIEEKGERWTETGAYHSYGPYVMKEWVHDSHIVMVANPFWPDNIPSVPKPKIEEIVFRMLDESPAFAEYEAGNLDVAGVPLSEIDRVKADPKLSQELKIAPILCTYYYGFNVTKPPFDDARMRLAFSLAVDRKAIVENVTKGGQEPAQWFSRPGLQAAPTLQTHPNLGVKYDPERAKQLFQEVLKEKYGGDVKNLPPITLMVNQVEGHIKIAEAIQQMWKEVLGVDVKLETQEWKVYLKTLQTDPPQVWRLGWCQDYPHASNFLKDVFYSTSDNNHTKWGNPEFDRLVDQALRETDENKARELYAQAEDILVAKDAAIIPIYWYTRVTVTKPYVKRTFSVLGGLEHIEKWDIQQ
- a CDS encoding metal-sensitive transcriptional regulator — protein: MPRRPSSRRKPTRDALLRTTGGPQVQVYLTPEQERALDARLARIEGHLAAVRRMLAEHQDCNSLLVQLAAVKSALNQAILMLLESHMEACIIACAMDAESRSALEGLKEAMAIVLRKT
- a CDS encoding presenilin family intramembrane aspartyl protease, whose protein sequence is MDLLQLLWGWLADPNVAYLLLVGGILAAVAAWSIPGTGLAEGLAVLLLGLAVIGLLRLPVSAAGLLLILLGSLLFLGELYLQSGGYLGLSGALAMSLGGLFLLPPGTGQRVAPAILIGTALTGAAASFGLAHLMRQMGRRPPLQSPERLIGAEGIAQTDLDPEGTVWVRGETWTARAVGERIAAGERVRVMAVQGLRLQVTRVAPPPEAGEPSADAPDPVPGSIGPTGIGGAMAVLLSVHFLAFLGSGFPPNSQTSAPGEALEAIRQLSERLAARPIGEQVVFAVPLALIPIATGALLALLLQLRDRRFLSRILSFALLASFGAALFFALHELLSALLAAPPPVWADLVLGGLTVGLIREGRRRSSWALSNLMGLLACSGAVIYLGSLLPPPAAAALLLIMILYDVLAVHVLGHMQQLARWAFEERLPMLFIIPLEIPRAKTQGPILAMGFGDAVLPAVLTLSALREHPAPWPAIGTLIGILAGQLLLTARLSARRQVQAGLPFLAGGALLGYSLGYLLSAGGFG